A genomic window from Onychostoma macrolepis isolate SWU-2019 chromosome 22, ASM1243209v1, whole genome shotgun sequence includes:
- the LOC131530110 gene encoding LOW QUALITY PROTEIN: interferon-induced very large GTPase 1-like (The sequence of the model RefSeq protein was modified relative to this genomic sequence to represent the inferred CDS: inserted 1 base in 1 codon), which translates to MAVQTEVASQNIGYVSDLGPHMKVAWAVSDGLGCSSDMQNHHICQRIETEQAQILAAAVLFILITIFLYIFIHILSTYPNVFDRLHLEDKHHNKLRAADVLQITEHSLQSHESCAEEELIQTFLQKLLMMNYRARYIKTKQNNEEDQIQQREYHSPEDEGDSFNELFLSDEGTSQSDLIHPMDVQMAVFHRADVFLKQLMVTKLSRCQYALPLLVPDPDTQQIEFPLWTFRQIHKSWKIRNTNNEIIRQTQPIYRAQTPMVFFFRFGSVSSSKSQLMNRLINERHNTFFHRHCPYSSRTRELMDGVVEITWFCPSGTNHDKFTECVAFCNLHGDAGDHEKQLQILTDMSSVNVVLLTRLDRNDRRMTIIQNLYKDPKPLICLLTEDESAVTEMRKGKYKIGLKDRNQSDVSEELRRAINDCLSDSSHTFRLEDVSKHSEIRVDEEDDEDCRRGRAAARQMMSLLMYEDLTEIKGSFLPHQGKLWHQWSQKNRELHRPPADETEMDISRKQTEMMKIREQQHESDISEFLKLFIKEMNSDAPTRMFFLKWLRILLDEHTSHDLSALRHKYDEKWSTVLKLKENHGKSEQLKAAQTELERISEDLQAAVFGVEHIMREIGQIYESCSSVKKNKKDLQVDFSSLPSLAADMMISGSPLELMDGDAAHVPVIWISAVLDQLIQKLGDQRVFVLSVLGIQSSGKSTVLNAMFGLQSAVSAARTTRGAFMQLIRVSDEMKTQMNTDYVLVVDTEGLRALELAGRSTRHHDNELATFVVGLGNLTLINIFGENPAEMQDILQIVVQAFMRMKKVRLNPSCVFVHQNVSDVTAGEKNMERRRRLQETLDEMTKLTAEEEVCDAECFSDFIRFDVQKDVKYIPQLWEGSPPMAPPNPHYCENIQELKKTIISHASESHGMRLTHLKDRIKDLWEALLNEGFVFSFRNTLEISAYRKLETEYRKWSWSLRSAMMETENKLHYKIENEAIHEIKETDLHRELKKKSEEVEKSMSEFFEKDADAEILIQWKTSFEIKIKELQENIVRETKRRLNEVLQQRDLKKKIDVQRTHHENTLYEKSKELALKLKDKPNDKETLKKEFDLFWEQIVKIIRDTPAIRDIDIMRDVREILSDVYESAPVDHWRESRDIFTVLNYDDYIIFRKSKKCGFKWAVRDAFRTVKLSAEDEAQIRSLVSDVAQKTNRMIQSFNISKMGYNIGCIHHLTDYITARVTEHEERSVNYVLKNEFFMDLVLSVCKRASWMIAYQHRLFRDANDPVIYVQKKREEYYSIFQKYCHGSASAAVXGEIICQKLKEPIEQSVYKKTARYLTCEMRSNCESLNGNRANLEKHILKTLAEEEDFNKYMNYIHNPRDHFKSFIRDEVSRYITDRFSVSVLLKMKENITLLQQKIMRAAHQSTEHVQENGGDAGLWLKSFSQQISDELIFSEKHLSGVRHDDVVDFNLLEDVIRQELTAVMSDISRRFNSWSFNEKLDLKFRADELLIDHFCQCCWVQCPFCGAVCTNTIENHDGDHCAPFHRVRGINGWHYTSTQNLCADICTSLVASDQCFNTTDGRFKYRDYRRAGGVYADWSITPDLSEQLYWKWFVCRFQKDLEKYYNKTFEGSGKIPDEWRRYSKQDAIESLDKYI; encoded by the exons ATGGCCGTTCAGACTGAAGTCGCATCGCAAAACATCGGATATGTATccgatttaggaccacatatgaaagtggcctgggCCGTGTCGGATGGCCTGGGTTGCAGCAGTGATATGCAAAATCATCATATTTGTCAACGTATTGAGACGGAGCAGGCGCAAATCCTGGCAGCGGCAG ttctgtttatattaataaccatctttctatatatatttatacatatactcagtacatatcctaATGTATTTGACAGACTTCATCTTGAAGACAAGCATCACAATAAACTGAGAGCTGCCGATGTTCTTCAGATAACTGAACATTCATTACAGTCTCATGAGTCTTGTGCTGAAGAAGAGCTGATTCAGACTTTCCTACAGAAACTACTGATGATGAACTACAGAGCAAGATACATTAAAACTAAACAGAACAATGAAGAGGATCAAATACAGCAAAGAGAATATCACTCACCTGAAGATGAGGGTGATAGTTTTAATGAACTGTTTTTGTCTGATGAAGGAACCAGTCAGTCTGATCTCATTCACCCGATGGATGTCCAGATGGCTGTGTTTCATCGTGCTGATGTTTTCCTGAAGCAGCTGATGGTCACTAAACTGTCCCGGTGTCAGTACGCTCTGCCTCTGCTTGTTCCTGATCCAGACACACAACAGATTGAGTTTCCTCTCTGGACATTCAGACAAATCCACAAGAGCTGGAAGATCAGAAACACCAACAATGAGATCATCAGACAAACCCAGCCGATCTACAGAGCACAAACTCCAATGGTGTTTTTCTTCAGGTTTGGCTCTGTGTCTTCCTCCAAGTCTCAGCTGATGAACCGTCTGATCAATGAGAGACACAACACGTTCTTCCACAGACACTGCCCTTACAGCAGCAGAACCAGAGAACTGATGGATGGAGTGGTGGAGATCACCTGGTTCTGTCCGTCTGGAACAAATCATGATAAATTCACTGAGTGTGTAGCGTTCTGTAATCTACACGGTGATGCAGGAGACCATGAGAAACAGCTGCAGATCCTCACTGACATGAGCTCAGTCAATGTTGTTCTTCTGACGCGACTGGACAGGAATGATAGAAGAatgacaataatccaaaacCTCTACAAGGACCCAAAGCCACTGATTTGTCTTCTTACTGAGGATGAATCTGCTGTAACTGAGATGAGAAAAGGGAAATACAAGATTGGTCTGAAAGACAGAAATCAGTCAGATGTATCAGAAGAACTCAGAAGAGCTATAAATGATTGTCTCTCAGACTCCTCTCACACTTTCAGACTTGAAGATGTGTCCAAACACTCAGAGATCAGAGTAGATGAGGAAGATGATGAAGACTGCAGGAGAGGAAGAGCAGCAGCACGGCAGATGATGAGTTTACTGATGTATGAAGATCTGACAGAAATCAAAGGATCATTTCTGCCTCATCAGGGGAAACTGTGGCATCAGTGGAGTCAGAAGAACAGAGAACTACATCGACCTCCAGCAGATGAGACAGAAATGGACATCAgcagaaaacaaacagaaatgatGAAAATCCGTGAACAGCAACATGAATCTGACATCAGTGAGTTTCTAAAgctttttattaaagaaatgaaCTCAGATGCTCCCACAAGGATGTTTTTCCTTAAATGGCTCAGAATCCTCCTGGATGAACATACATCACATGATCTTTCTGCTCTACgtcacaaatatgatgaaaaatgGTCAACAGTCTTAAAACTGAAGGAGAATCATGGTAAATCTGAACAACTCAAAGCTGCACAAACTGAACTTGAGAGAATATCTGAGGATCTTCAAGCTGCAGTCTTTGGTGTGGAGCACATCATGAGGGAGATCGGTCAGATCTATGAATCATGTTCATCTGTGAAGAAGAACAAGAAAGACCTGCAGGTTGACTTCTCTTCTCTCCCGAGTCTCGCAGCAGATATGATGATCTCTGGATCTCCACTGGAGCTGATGGATGGAGATGCTGCTCATGTTCCTGTGATCTGGATCTCTGCTGTTCTAGATCAACTCATCCAGAAACTGGGAGACCAGAGAGTCTTTGTGCTGTCAGTTTTAGGGATCCAGAGCTCTGGGAAATCCACCGTGCTGAACGCCATGTTTGGACTCCAGTCTGCCGTCAGTGCTGCCAGAACAACCAGAGGAGCTTTCATGCAGCTGATCAGAGTCTCAGACGAGATGAAAACACAGATGAACACTGACTATGTTCTGGTTGTTGATACTGAGGGTCTTCGAGCtctagaactggctggaagatcAACAAGACATCATGACAATGAATTGGCCACATTTGTTGTTGGTCTTGGAAATCTGACATTGATCAACATCTTTGGAGAAAACCCAGCTGAGATGCAGGACATTCTTCAGATTGTTGTTCAGGCCTTCATGAGGATGAAGAAGGTCAGACTGAATcccagctgtgtgtttgtgcatcagAACGTCTCAGACGTCACAGCTGGAGAGAAAAACATGGAGAGAAGGAGACGACTGCAGGAGACACTGGATGAGATGACTAAACTCACTGCTGAAGAAGAAGTCTGTGATGCAGAATGTTTCAGtgatttcattagatttgatGTTCAGAAAGATGTGAAGTATATTCCTCAGCTCTGGGAGGGAAGCCCACCGATGGCTCCACCAAACCCACACTACTGTGAGAACATTCAAGAACTGAAGAAGACTATTATATCTCATGCCTCAGAATCACACGGAATGAGGTTAACTCATCTAAAAGACCGTATTAAAGATCTCTGGGAGGCTTTACTGAATGAAGGATTCGTCTTTAGCTTCAGAAACACTCTGGAGATTTCAGCTTACAGGAAACTGGAGACAGAATACAGGAAGTGGTCCTGGAGTCTCCGCAGTGCCATGATGGAAACTGAGAACAAACTACACtacaaaatagaaaatgaaGCAATTCATGAGATTAAAGAAACTGATCTTCACAGAGAACTGAAGAAGAAGAGTGAAGAAGTGGAAAAATCAATGTCTGAATTCTTTGAGAAAGACGCAGATGCAGAAATACTGATTCAGTGGAAAACAtcgtttgaaataaaaatcaaagaGCTTCAGGAAAACATTGTGAGAGAAACAAAGAGGAGATTAAATGAGGTTCTTCAGCAGCGAGACCTGAAGAAAAAGATCGATGTTCAGAGAACACATCATGAAAACACTCTCTATGAAAAGAGCAAAGAACTCGCCTTAAAACTCAAAGACAAACCAAATGATAAAGAAACACTGAAGAAAgagtttgatttgttttgggAACAGATTGTGAAGATCATCAGAGACACTCCTGCAATCAGAGACATTGATATAATGAGAGATGTGAGAGAGATCCTCAGTGACGTCTATGAAAGTGCTCCTGTAGATCACTGGAGGGAGAGCAGGGATATTTTCACTGTGCTGAATTATgatgattatattattttcagaaAGTCCAAAAAATGTGGGTTTAAATGGGCTGTAAGGGATGCTTTCAGAACAGTTAAACTGTCTGCAGAGGATGAAGCACAAATAAGATCATTAGTCTCAGATGTTgctcagaaaacaaacagaatGATTCAGTCATTTAACATCTCAAAGATGGGCTACAACATCGGCTGCATTCATCATCTCACAGATTACATCACAGCAAGAGTTACAGAACATGAGGAAAGATCAGTGAATTATGTGTTAAAGAATGAATTCTTCATGGATTTGGTTCTGTCCGTCTGTAAGAGAGCAAGCTGGATGATCGCTTACCAACACAGACTGTTCAGAGACGCCAATGATCCTGTAATATATGTTCAGAAGAAGAGAGAAGAGTACTATAGTATTTTCCAGAAATACTGTCATGGATCTGCATCAGCTGCTG TTGGAGAGATCATCTGTCAGAAACTGAAAGAGCCCATCGAGCAGAGCGTCTACAAGAAGACTGCCAGATATCTGACTTGTGAAATGAGATCAAACTGTGAATCACTGAATGGAAACAGAGCAAATCTGGAGAAACACATCCTGAAGACACTGGCAGAAGAGGAGGATTTCAACAAATACATGAACTACATTCATAATCCCAGAGATCACTTCAAGAGTTTCATCAGAGATGAAGTCAGTCGGTACATCACTGATCGGTTCAGTGTCAGTGTTTTACTCAAGATGAAGGAGAACATTACACTCCTGCAGCAGAAGATCATGAGAGCAGCTCATCAATCTACTGAACATGTTCAAGAGAACGGAGGAGATGCTGGTTTGTGGTTGAAGAGTTTCTCACAGCAGATCTCAGATGAGCTgatcttctctgaaaaacaccTCAGTGGAGTCAGACATGATGATGTTGTTGATTTCAACCTCCTAGAAGATGTGATAAGACAAGAACTTACTGCTGTAATGTCTGACATCAGCAGGAGATTCAACtcatggtcatttaatgaaaaactGGACCTCAAGTTCAGAGCAGATGAGCTTCTGATTGATCACTTCTGTCAGTGCTGCTGGGTTCAGTGTCCGTTCTGTGGAGCCGTCTGCACAAACACCATAGAAAACCATGATGGAGATCACTGTGCTCCGTTCCACAGAGTGAGAGGAATTAATGGATGGCATTACACTTCTACACAGAATCTCTGTGCTGATATTTGCACAAGTTTAGTGGCAAGTGATCAGTGTTTTAATACAACAGATGGAAGGTTTAAATATAGAGATTACAGAAGAGCAGGAGGAGTTTATGCAGACTGGAGCATCACACCTGATCTCTCTGAACAGCTCTACTGGAAGTGGTTTGTGTGCAGATTCCAGAAAGATCTGGAAAAAtactacaataaaacatttgaggGGAGTGGAAAGATACCAGATGAATGGAGAAGATACTCAAAACAGGACGCTATTGAGAGTTTAGATAAATACATCTAA